From Microlunatus capsulatus, a single genomic window includes:
- a CDS encoding TIGR03960 family B12-binding radical SAM protein, producing MTAPAPVQTAPATSAPESLFPRLEPLLARVSKPIQYVGGELNSVSKDWDATEVRWCLSYPDAYEVGLPNQGVAILYEVLNERDWILAERTYAVWADMEALMREHQVPQFTLDAHRPVGAFDIFGLSFATELGYTNMLTALDLAGIPLHAADRREHDPVVLAGGHAAFNPEPVADFIDAAVLGDGEEIALKISEVVREWKAEGRPEGRDGLLMRLAAGGAVYVPKFYDVDYLPDGRIQRVAPNRPGVPFRVTKHTLMDLDAWPYPKKPLVPLAETVHERYSVEIFRGCTRGCRFCQAGMITRPVRERSIETIGAMVQAGIEATGLEEVGLLSLSSADHSEIGEVTKQLADRYDGTNVSLSLPSTRVDAFNIDLANELSRNGRRSGLTFAPEGGSQRLRQVINKMVTDEDLIRTVAAAYANGWRQVKLYFMCGLPTETDEDVMAIADLTKRVIDTGREVSGRRDIRCTVSIGGFVPKPHTPFQWAAQCDADVVDARLAKLRGAVQHDKRYAKAIGFRYHDGKPGIVEGLLSRGDRRVGRVIEAVWRDGGRFDGWSEHFSYERWMRCAAEALEPTGVDVPWYTVREREYAEVLPWDHLDSGLDKDWLWEDWQDALDEVEVEDCRWTPCFDCGVCPQMDTSIQIGPTGKTLLPIAQVTSGLS from the coding sequence ATGACTGCTCCCGCACCGGTCCAGACCGCCCCGGCCACCAGCGCCCCGGAGTCGTTGTTCCCGCGGCTGGAGCCGTTGCTGGCCCGGGTCAGCAAGCCCATCCAGTACGTCGGCGGGGAGCTGAACAGCGTCAGCAAGGACTGGGACGCCACCGAGGTGCGCTGGTGCCTCAGCTACCCCGACGCCTACGAGGTGGGGCTGCCGAACCAGGGCGTCGCGATCCTCTACGAGGTGCTCAACGAGCGCGACTGGATCCTCGCCGAGCGCACCTACGCGGTGTGGGCGGACATGGAGGCGCTGATGCGCGAGCACCAGGTGCCCCAGTTCACCCTGGACGCGCACCGCCCCGTCGGGGCCTTCGACATCTTCGGCCTGAGCTTCGCCACCGAGCTCGGCTACACCAACATGCTGACGGCGCTGGACCTCGCCGGCATCCCGCTGCACGCCGCCGACCGGCGCGAGCACGACCCGGTCGTCCTCGCCGGCGGGCACGCCGCCTTCAACCCCGAGCCCGTCGCGGACTTCATCGACGCCGCCGTCCTCGGCGACGGCGAGGAGATCGCGCTCAAGATCTCGGAGGTGGTGCGGGAGTGGAAGGCCGAGGGCCGGCCCGAGGGCCGCGACGGCCTGCTGATGCGGCTCGCGGCCGGCGGCGCCGTCTACGTGCCCAAGTTCTACGACGTCGACTACCTGCCCGACGGCCGGATCCAGCGCGTCGCCCCCAACCGTCCGGGCGTCCCGTTCCGGGTCACCAAGCACACCCTGATGGACCTCGACGCCTGGCCGTACCCGAAGAAGCCGCTGGTGCCGCTGGCCGAGACGGTGCACGAGCGCTACTCGGTCGAGATCTTCCGGGGCTGCACCCGCGGCTGCCGCTTCTGCCAGGCCGGGATGATCACCCGGCCCGTCCGCGAGCGGAGCATCGAGACGATCGGCGCCATGGTGCAGGCCGGCATCGAGGCGACGGGGCTGGAGGAGGTCGGGCTGCTCAGCCTCTCCAGCGCCGACCACTCCGAGATCGGCGAGGTGACCAAGCAGCTGGCCGACCGCTACGACGGCACCAACGTCTCGCTGTCGCTGCCCAGCACCCGCGTCGACGCCTTCAACATCGACCTGGCCAACGAGCTCTCCCGCAACGGCCGGCGCTCGGGCCTGACCTTCGCGCCCGAGGGCGGCTCGCAGCGGCTGCGCCAGGTGATCAACAAGATGGTCACCGACGAGGACCTCATCCGCACCGTCGCCGCCGCCTACGCCAACGGCTGGCGGCAGGTGAAGCTCTACTTCATGTGCGGCCTGCCGACCGAGACCGACGAGGACGTGATGGCCATCGCCGACCTCACCAAGCGGGTCATCGACACCGGCCGCGAGGTGAGCGGCCGCCGCGACATCCGCTGCACCGTCTCCATCGGCGGGTTCGTGCCCAAGCCGCACACCCCGTTCCAGTGGGCGGCGCAGTGCGACGCCGACGTCGTCGACGCCCGGCTGGCCAAGCTCCGCGGGGCCGTCCAGCACGACAAGCGGTACGCCAAGGCGATCGGCTTCCGCTACCACGACGGCAAGCCCGGCATCGTCGAGGGCCTGCTCAGCCGCGGCGACCGCCGCGTCGGCCGGGTCATCGAGGCCGTCTGGCGCGACGGTGGCCGCTTCGACGGCTGGAGCGAGCACTTCTCCTACGAGCGCTGGATGCGCTGCGCCGCCGAGGCGCTGGAGCCCACCGGTGTCGACGTGCCCTGGTACACCGTCCGCGAGCGCGAGTACGCCGAGGTGCTGCCCTGGGACCACCTCGACTCCGGCCTGGACAAGGACTGGCTCTGGGAGGACTGGCAGGACGCCCTCGACGAGGTCGAGGTCGAGGACTGCCGCTGGACCCCCTGCTTCGACTGCGGCGTCTGCCCGCAGATGGACACCAGCATCCAGATCGGCCCGACGGGCAAGACCCTGCTCCCCATCGCCCAGGTGACCTCCGGCCTGTCCTGA
- the mnhG gene encoding monovalent cation/H(+) antiporter subunit G, whose amino-acid sequence MSAVLDLVGATCVLLGAFLCLAAAVGLARFPDVLSRMHAATKPQTLGLILVATGVELSLRSWAAFGTVVLIAALQLTTAPVAAHLVSRTVYRSNQVRRDLLDRDDLAEDLAEAGFTLGPVPEEGRDGSADGR is encoded by the coding sequence ATGAGCGCCGTCCTCGACCTCGTCGGCGCCACCTGCGTGCTGCTCGGCGCCTTCCTCTGCCTGGCCGCGGCGGTGGGCCTGGCCCGCTTCCCCGACGTCCTCAGCCGGATGCACGCGGCCACCAAGCCGCAGACGCTCGGGCTCATCCTCGTCGCCACCGGTGTCGAGCTGTCGCTGCGCAGCTGGGCGGCGTTCGGCACCGTGGTGCTCATCGCGGCCCTCCAGCTGACCACCGCCCCGGTCGCCGCGCACCTGGTCAGCCGGACCGTCTACCGCAGCAACCAGGTCCGCCGCGACCTGCTGGACCGCGACGACCTGGCCGAGGACCTCGCCGAGGCCGGCTTCACCCTGGGCCCCGTGCCCGAGGAGGGACGCGACGGCTCGGCCGACGGCCGTTAG
- a CDS encoding monovalent cation/H+ antiporter complex subunit F, with product MVDMVVMVMVSAGALMLAVAAVLTVARMSRGPSSLDRVVAADVLIAVVIAALALEAIVNDHSTTLPVMLVLSLLGFAGSVSIARFVADRDKATRWDVESQQTPTGSGPGTGPGERG from the coding sequence ATGGTCGACATGGTCGTGATGGTGATGGTGTCCGCCGGGGCGCTGATGCTGGCGGTCGCCGCCGTGCTGACGGTGGCCCGGATGTCGCGCGGGCCGAGCAGCCTGGACCGGGTGGTGGCCGCCGACGTGCTCATCGCCGTGGTCATCGCCGCGCTGGCGCTGGAGGCGATCGTCAACGACCACAGCACCACGCTGCCGGTCATGCTCGTGCTCTCCCTGCTGGGGTTCGCCGGCTCGGTGAGCATCGCCCGCTTCGTCGCCGACCGGGACAAGGCGACCCGCTGGGACGTCGAGAGCCAGCAGACCCCGACGGGCTCCGGCCCGGGGACCGGTCCGGGGGAGCGCGGATGA
- a CDS encoding Na+/H+ antiporter subunit E, with protein sequence MSTGPDVAARPLGPGRPRRRVNPPAVVVLTLVWVLLWDEVSLFIVLTGALLAVGVGLVFPLPPIDLHGRFRPVQGARLLVRLLVDAFRASVDVVALAFRFGTTPRSSIVRVQLRSRSDLYLTQTAELVSLVPGTIVLEVHRATSTLYLHVLGATDDEAIETAVAAVLAAEARVLRTFGSAAEVAALDAGRPQPDPHVDGEAA encoded by the coding sequence GTGAGCACCGGGCCCGACGTCGCCGCCCGTCCGCTGGGGCCGGGCCGGCCGCGCCGCCGGGTGAACCCGCCGGCCGTCGTCGTGCTGACGCTGGTCTGGGTGCTGCTGTGGGACGAGGTCTCGCTGTTCATCGTCCTCACCGGCGCGCTGCTCGCGGTGGGTGTGGGACTGGTCTTCCCGCTGCCGCCGATCGACCTGCACGGTCGGTTCCGCCCGGTGCAGGGCGCGCGGCTGCTGGTCCGGCTGCTGGTCGACGCCTTCCGGGCGAGCGTCGACGTCGTCGCCCTGGCGTTCCGGTTCGGCACCACCCCGCGCAGCTCGATCGTCCGCGTCCAGCTGCGCAGCCGGTCCGACCTCTACCTGACCCAGACCGCCGAGCTGGTCTCGCTGGTCCCGGGCACGATCGTGCTGGAGGTCCACCGGGCCACCAGCACCCTGTACCTGCACGTCCTCGGGGCCACCGACGACGAGGCCATCGAGACCGCCGTCGCGGCGGTGCTCGCGGCCGAGGCCCGGGTGCTGCGGACGTTCGGGTCGGCGGCCGAGGTGGCCGCGCTGGACGCGGGCCGGCCGCAGCCCGACCCCCACGTCGACGGAGAGGCGGCCTGA
- a CDS encoding Na+/H+ antiporter subunit D produces MNNLVPLPVLLPILGAGLALALNRRPRAQRAVSTVVMVAVVAVSGALMYLTDRVGPIVLWVGDWPQPLGIALVADRLSALMLVVSSVVTLMVLLFSMGADEEERKRETPVSIFHPTLLVLSAGVSNAFLAGDLFNLFVGFEMLLFASYVLLTLGGTGERVRAGSTYVVVSLLSSTLFLVAIAAVYAATGTVNIAQLALRLPELPDGIQLVLQLMLLTVFCIKAAVFPMSAWLPDSYPTAPAPVTAVFAGLLTKVGVYAVIRTQTVLFPDSHLTGLLLWAALATMVVGILGAIAQSEIKRMLSFTLVSHIGYMIFGIGLASVSGYAGAIFYTAHHITIQTTLFLVTGLIETRGGSTSLNRLGGLAAASPVLGILFFVPAMNLAGIPPLSGFVGKVGLLEAGAQQGGFLAYLLVGGSVVTSLLTLYAMAKVWNRAFWRPRTAEPDALELVAGEEDSGAAVAPGTTKQAAAAQERAQRTRLPRPMVATATVLVLLGVGITVVAGPLYGYAERSAADIVEGVAYVRAVLPEGVR; encoded by the coding sequence ATGAACAACCTGGTGCCCCTGCCGGTCCTGCTGCCGATCCTCGGCGCCGGCCTCGCGCTGGCCCTCAACCGGCGGCCGCGCGCCCAGCGCGCGGTTTCCACCGTCGTCATGGTCGCGGTCGTCGCGGTCTCCGGCGCGCTGATGTACCTGACCGACCGCGTCGGTCCGATCGTGCTCTGGGTGGGCGACTGGCCGCAGCCGCTGGGGATCGCCCTGGTCGCCGACCGGCTGTCCGCGCTGATGCTGGTCGTCAGCTCGGTCGTGACGCTCATGGTCCTGCTGTTCTCGATGGGCGCCGACGAGGAGGAGCGCAAGCGCGAGACCCCCGTCTCGATCTTCCACCCGACGCTGCTGGTGCTCTCGGCCGGCGTCTCCAACGCCTTCCTGGCCGGCGACCTGTTCAACCTGTTCGTCGGCTTCGAGATGCTGCTGTTCGCCTCCTACGTGCTGCTGACGCTCGGCGGCACCGGGGAGCGGGTGCGCGCCGGCAGCACCTACGTCGTCGTCAGCCTGCTGTCCTCGACGCTGTTCCTCGTCGCCATCGCCGCCGTCTACGCGGCCACCGGCACCGTGAACATCGCCCAGCTGGCGCTCCGGCTGCCCGAGCTGCCCGACGGCATCCAGCTGGTCCTGCAGCTGATGCTGCTCACCGTCTTCTGCATCAAGGCCGCCGTCTTCCCCATGTCCGCGTGGCTGCCGGACTCCTACCCGACGGCGCCGGCCCCGGTGACCGCGGTGTTCGCCGGCCTGCTCACCAAGGTGGGCGTCTACGCGGTGATCCGCACCCAGACCGTGCTGTTCCCCGACAGCCACCTCACCGGCCTGCTGCTGTGGGCCGCGCTGGCCACGATGGTGGTGGGCATCCTGGGGGCCATCGCGCAGTCGGAGATCAAGCGGATGCTGTCCTTCACCCTGGTGAGCCACATCGGCTACATGATCTTCGGGATCGGCCTGGCCAGCGTCTCCGGCTACGCCGGCGCCATCTTCTACACCGCGCACCACATCACCATCCAGACGACGCTGTTCCTGGTCACCGGCCTGATCGAGACGCGGGGCGGCAGCACGTCGCTGAACCGGCTCGGCGGGCTGGCCGCGGCCTCGCCCGTGCTCGGCATCCTCTTCTTCGTGCCGGCCATGAACCTGGCCGGCATCCCGCCGCTGTCGGGCTTCGTCGGGAAGGTGGGGCTGCTGGAGGCCGGGGCCCAGCAGGGCGGCTTCCTGGCCTACCTGCTCGTCGGCGGCTCGGTGGTCACCAGCCTGCTCACCCTCTACGCCATGGCGAAGGTCTGGAACCGCGCCTTCTGGCGGCCCCGCACCGCCGAGCCCGACGCGCTCGAGCTGGTGGCGGGGGAGGAGGACAGCGGCGCCGCCGTCGCCCCCGGCACCACCAAGCAGGCGGCGGCCGCCCAGGAGCGCGCGCAGCGCACCCGGCTGCCGCGGCCGATGGTCGCCACCGCGACGGTCCTCGTGCTGCTCGGCGTCGGGATCACCGTCGTCGCCGGCCCGCTGTACGGCTACGCCGAGCGCTCGGCGGCCGACATCGTCGAGGGCGTCGCCTACGTCCGCGCCGTCCTGCCCGAGGGGGTCCGGTGA
- a CDS encoding Na(+)/H(+) antiporter subunit C — protein MSPNLTLVLISGVLVAAGVYLLLERSLTRILIGVLLASNGVNVMFLVASGAAGGAPIIGVTEPQDMSDPLPQAMVLTAIVITLGVTAYLLALAYRSFQINGHDEVADDVEDAAIRRLADADLASDSYDEDVEGHPDEVGQGTADEEGERVPAPDPEAEDAPEVERGDDAEPAPPGEPDASADLADDASGPSDPHPSEPHQPAGETR, from the coding sequence GTGAGCCCCAACCTGACCCTCGTGCTGATCTCCGGCGTCCTCGTGGCCGCCGGGGTCTACCTGCTGCTCGAGCGCTCCCTCACCCGCATCCTCATCGGGGTGCTGCTGGCCTCCAACGGCGTCAACGTCATGTTCCTGGTGGCCAGCGGCGCGGCGGGCGGGGCGCCGATCATCGGCGTCACCGAGCCGCAGGACATGAGCGACCCGCTGCCGCAGGCCATGGTGCTGACGGCCATCGTCATCACCCTCGGCGTCACCGCCTACCTGCTGGCGCTGGCCTACCGCAGCTTCCAGATCAACGGCCACGACGAGGTCGCCGACGACGTCGAGGACGCCGCGATCCGCCGGCTGGCCGACGCCGACCTGGCCTCGGACTCCTACGACGAGGACGTCGAGGGCCACCCCGACGAGGTGGGCCAGGGCACCGCGGACGAGGAGGGCGAGCGCGTGCCCGCGCCCGACCCGGAGGCCGAGGACGCCCCGGAGGTGGAGCGTGGCGACGACGCCGAGCCGGCCCCGCCCGGGGAGCCGGACGCCTCCGCCGACCTCGCCGACGACGCCTCCGGGCCGTCCGACCCGCACCCGTCCGAGCCGCACCAGCCCGCAGGGGAGACCCGATGA
- a CDS encoding Na+/H+ antiporter subunit A produces MTLLIAVHFGVGLLAPMLLRRLRCRAFFVLALAPLAAFVWTVLQGPAVLGGAVLTDGFRWIPALGIDVSFRLGLLQWVLMLVVSGIGALVLFYCRWYFGDEAPPTRTGAVLVAFAGAMMGLVTSDDLIALYVFWELTTVFSYLLVGHNPAFAANRRAALTALIVTTFGGLAMLVGIVLLAVRYDSYSLSRVLEGAAASGVDSPLVVTAVLLLLVGALSKSALVPFHFWLPGAMAAPTPVSAYLHAAAMVKAGIYLVAVLAPVFAGTPAWRPVLLSLGAATMLLGGWRALRQYDIKVLLAYGTVSQLGFLVVLMGIGTRAAALGGLALLVSHALFKATLFLVVGIVDHSAGTRDLRKLAGVGKAMPVVAAAAAVAGASMAAVPPTLGFVAKEAGFESLTYLVADGDGTGWPVLPAVLLTAALVVGSALTTAYTLRFWWGAFATSAKWVYVDPEGADEDVRPHHRVPWGFAAAPVLLAALSLAGGFTGHQLTEAFGGYVEQFSVGEESHGIALWHGLSVPLLLSALALAGGVLLFWQRHLIARAQSTFPAVLEAEEAYQKTMRGVDRLAVEVTAVTQRGSLPLYLGAILLVVIALPGGALLVLRDWPDGVRAFDTPAQLLVGAIMVVAAFLAATSRGRLRAVMLASVTGYGVAVLFLLHGAPDLALTQTLVETVTLVVFALVLRKLPKYFTTRPLQASRWWRLVVAVTAGAVVSLVGLVAVGARTAVPVSAAFPDAAYTFGYGYNIVNITLVDIRAWDTLGEISVLVVAATGVASLIFLRSRYSVLPTRPAVTSDTGTAGRTTWLRGGETLSPLRRSIVFEVVTRVLFPVMIVVSVYLLIAGHNAPGGGFAGGLVAGMALVIRYLAAGSRELDEAAPVDAGRVLGAGLVLAGLSALAPLPFGGRILQSYDISVDFGRLAEVVTPLGPLQLLGSPHLVTSVFFDVGVYLVVIGVMLDLARSLGSGIDQHEAEDRAPAPQPGTGTRATATTAHPAAVGAGREAGR; encoded by the coding sequence GTGACCCTCCTCATCGCCGTGCACTTCGGCGTGGGCCTGCTCGCCCCGATGCTCCTGCGCCGGCTGCGCTGCCGGGCCTTCTTCGTGCTGGCCCTCGCGCCGCTCGCCGCCTTCGTGTGGACCGTCCTGCAGGGCCCCGCGGTCCTCGGCGGCGCCGTGCTGACCGACGGCTTCCGCTGGATCCCGGCGCTCGGCATCGACGTCTCGTTCCGCCTGGGCCTGCTGCAGTGGGTGCTGATGCTGGTCGTCAGCGGGATCGGCGCGCTGGTGCTGTTCTACTGCCGCTGGTACTTCGGCGACGAGGCGCCGCCCACCCGCACCGGGGCCGTGCTGGTCGCCTTCGCCGGCGCCATGATGGGGCTGGTCACCTCCGACGACCTCATCGCGCTCTACGTCTTCTGGGAGCTGACGACGGTCTTCTCCTACCTGCTGGTGGGCCACAACCCGGCCTTCGCGGCCAACCGGCGGGCCGCGCTGACGGCGCTGATCGTGACGACGTTCGGCGGGCTGGCGATGCTCGTCGGGATCGTCCTGCTGGCCGTGCGCTACGACAGCTACAGCCTGTCCCGGGTGCTCGAGGGCGCCGCCGCGTCGGGCGTGGACTCCCCGCTGGTCGTGACCGCGGTGCTCCTGCTGCTCGTCGGCGCGCTCTCGAAGTCGGCGCTGGTGCCGTTCCACTTCTGGCTGCCGGGGGCGATGGCCGCGCCCACCCCCGTCAGCGCCTACCTGCACGCCGCCGCCATGGTGAAGGCCGGCATCTACCTCGTCGCCGTGCTGGCGCCGGTGTTCGCGGGCACCCCGGCCTGGCGGCCCGTCCTGCTCAGCCTCGGCGCCGCGACCATGCTGCTCGGCGGCTGGCGGGCGCTGCGGCAGTACGACATCAAGGTGCTGCTGGCCTACGGCACCGTCAGCCAGCTGGGCTTCCTCGTCGTGCTGATGGGCATCGGCACCCGGGCCGCCGCCCTGGGCGGGCTGGCCCTGCTCGTCTCGCACGCCCTGTTCAAGGCGACGCTGTTCCTCGTCGTCGGCATCGTCGACCACAGCGCCGGCACCCGCGACCTGCGCAAGCTGGCCGGCGTCGGCAAGGCCATGCCCGTCGTCGCCGCGGCCGCCGCCGTCGCCGGGGCCTCGATGGCCGCCGTCCCGCCCACCCTGGGCTTCGTGGCCAAGGAGGCGGGCTTCGAGTCGCTCACCTATCTCGTCGCGGACGGCGACGGCACCGGCTGGCCCGTGCTGCCCGCGGTGCTGCTCACCGCCGCCCTGGTGGTGGGCTCGGCCCTGACCACGGCCTACACGCTGCGCTTCTGGTGGGGCGCCTTCGCCACCTCGGCCAAGTGGGTCTACGTCGACCCCGAGGGCGCCGACGAGGACGTCCGGCCGCACCACCGGGTGCCGTGGGGCTTCGCCGCGGCGCCGGTGCTGCTGGCCGCGCTCAGCCTGGCCGGCGGCTTCACCGGCCACCAGCTGACGGAGGCCTTCGGCGGCTACGTCGAGCAGTTCTCGGTGGGGGAGGAGAGCCACGGCATCGCGCTGTGGCACGGCCTCAGCGTCCCGCTGCTGCTCTCGGCGCTGGCCCTGGCGGGCGGCGTGCTGCTGTTCTGGCAGCGGCACCTCATCGCCCGCGCGCAGTCGACGTTCCCGGCCGTGCTGGAGGCCGAGGAGGCCTACCAGAAGACGATGCGCGGCGTGGACCGGCTGGCCGTCGAGGTCACCGCCGTCACCCAGCGGGGCTCGCTGCCGCTCTACCTGGGCGCGATCCTGCTCGTGGTCATCGCGCTGCCCGGCGGTGCGCTGCTGGTGCTGCGCGACTGGCCGGACGGCGTCCGCGCCTTCGACACCCCGGCCCAGCTGCTCGTCGGCGCGATCATGGTCGTCGCGGCCTTCCTGGCCGCCACCTCCCGCGGCCGGCTGCGCGCGGTGATGCTGGCCAGCGTCACCGGCTACGGCGTCGCGGTGCTGTTCCTGCTCCATGGCGCCCCCGACCTCGCGCTCACCCAGACCCTCGTCGAGACGGTGACCCTGGTCGTCTTCGCGCTGGTGCTGCGCAAGCTGCCCAAGTACTTCACCACCCGGCCGCTGCAGGCCAGCCGCTGGTGGCGCCTCGTCGTCGCCGTGACCGCGGGCGCCGTCGTCTCGCTGGTCGGCCTGGTGGCCGTCGGCGCCCGGACCGCCGTCCCGGTCTCGGCGGCCTTCCCCGACGCGGCGTACACGTTCGGCTACGGCTACAACATCGTCAACATCACCCTCGTCGACATCCGCGCCTGGGACACCCTGGGCGAGATCTCGGTGCTGGTGGTGGCCGCGACGGGCGTGGCCAGCCTGATCTTCCTGCGCAGCCGCTACTCCGTGCTGCCCACCCGGCCCGCCGTCACCAGCGACACCGGCACCGCGGGCCGCACCACCTGGCTGCGCGGCGGGGAGACCCTGTCGCCGCTGCGCCGCTCGATCGTCTTCGAGGTCGTCACCCGGGTGCTGTTCCCGGTGATGATCGTGGTCTCGGTGTACCTGCTGATCGCCGGCCACAACGCCCCCGGCGGCGGCTTCGCCGGCGGCCTGGTGGCCGGGATGGCGCTGGTCATCCGCTACCTCGCGGCCGGCAGCCGCGAGCTGGACGAGGCCGCCCCCGTCGACGCCGGCCGGGTGCTCGGCGCCGGGCTGGTGCTCGCCGGGCTCAGCGCCCTGGCGCCGCTGCCGTTCGGCGGCCGGATCCTGCAGAGCTACGACATCAGCGTCGACTTCGGCCGGCTCGCCGAGGTGGTCACCCCGCTGGGCCCGCTCCAGCTGCTCGGCTCGCCCCACCTGGTCACCTCGGTGTTCTTCGACGTCGGGGTCTACCTCGTGGTGATCGGCGTCATGCTCGACCTGGCGCGCAGCCTCGGCTCGGGCATCGACCAGCACGAGGCCGAGGACCGCGCGCCGGCCCCGCAACCGGGCACGGGCACCCGCGCCACCGCGACGACGGCGCACCCCGCGGCCGTCGGCGCCGGACGGGAGGCCGGCCGGTGA
- a CDS encoding NAD(P)/FAD-dependent oxidoreductase yields MSGSEPVVVVGAGLAGLACAQRLVAAGVDVVVLEASDGVGGRVRTDVVDGYRCDRGFQLLNPAYPALRRVVDLDALDLRPFRAGVVAATGDRQAVLADPRREPGLLGRTLTAPLGSLLDKVLFARWAATALLPVGRTTGRPDRTLSEALDRARVTGPLRSGVVEPFLAGVLAERDGSTSAAFVGLLLRSFILGSPAVPALGVGRLPETMAAGLPAGTVRLGTTVHRVDAHAVETDGGTVGARAVVVATDPPTAERLTGVPAPAMKALTTFWHSAPEPPGRERRLLHLDADRRGPLLNSAVMTDVAPEYAPPGRALVASTVLGADGTAEAERAARRHAGVVYGADPTGWELVTTSVVPGALPEQRPPLDLRRPVTAPSGVHVAGDHRDTASIQGALVSGRRAAAAVLGEVRPA; encoded by the coding sequence GTGAGCGGGTCCGAGCCGGTCGTCGTCGTCGGGGCCGGCCTGGCCGGGCTGGCCTGCGCGCAGCGGCTGGTCGCCGCCGGGGTGGACGTCGTCGTCCTGGAGGCCTCCGACGGCGTCGGCGGCCGGGTCCGCACCGACGTCGTCGACGGCTACCGCTGCGACCGCGGTTTCCAGCTGCTCAACCCCGCCTACCCGGCGCTGCGCCGGGTCGTCGACCTCGACGCCCTCGACCTGCGGCCCTTCCGCGCCGGCGTCGTCGCGGCCACCGGGGACCGCCAGGCGGTCCTCGCCGACCCCCGGCGCGAGCCCGGCCTGCTGGGCCGCACGCTCACCGCGCCGCTGGGCTCCCTGCTCGACAAGGTGCTCTTCGCCCGCTGGGCCGCCACCGCGCTGCTGCCGGTGGGCCGGACCACCGGCCGGCCGGACCGGACGCTCAGCGAGGCGCTGGACCGCGCCCGCGTCACCGGCCCGCTCCGGAGCGGCGTCGTCGAGCCGTTCCTCGCGGGCGTGCTGGCCGAGCGCGACGGCTCCACCTCCGCCGCCTTCGTGGGCCTGCTGCTGCGCTCGTTCATCCTGGGCTCGCCCGCCGTCCCCGCGCTCGGGGTCGGCCGGCTGCCCGAGACGATGGCGGCCGGGCTGCCGGCCGGCACGGTCCGGCTGGGCACGACCGTGCACCGCGTCGACGCCCACGCCGTCGAGACCGACGGCGGCACCGTGGGCGCCCGCGCCGTCGTGGTGGCCACCGACCCGCCGACGGCGGAGCGGCTGACCGGGGTGCCCGCCCCGGCCATGAAGGCCCTCACCACCTTCTGGCACAGCGCCCCGGAGCCGCCCGGAAGAGAGCGCCGGCTGCTGCACCTGGACGCCGACCGGCGCGGTCCGCTGCTCAACTCCGCGGTGATGACCGACGTGGCGCCGGAGTACGCGCCGCCCGGACGGGCGCTGGTGGCCAGCACGGTGCTGGGCGCCGACGGCACCGCCGAGGCCGAGCGCGCCGCCCGCCGGCACGCCGGAGTCGTCTACGGCGCCGACCCCACCGGCTGGGAGCTGGTGACCACCTCGGTGGTCCCCGGGGCGCTGCCCGAGCAGCGCCCGCCGCTCGACCTCCGCCGCCCCGTCACGGCGCCGTCGGGGGTCCACGTGGCCGGCGACCACCGCGACACCGCGTCGATCCAGGGAGCGCTCGTCTCGGGCCGACGGGCCGCCGCGGCGGTGCTCGGCGAGGTCCGCCCGGCCTGA
- the ndk gene encoding nucleoside-diphosphate kinase, translating to MTAAAEVPTQRSFVLIKPDAVRRGLVGAVLSRFESKGLTVVALQLRQVSEELADAHYAEHLDRPFYPPLRRFITSGPSVALVLEGDEAIEVVRSLNGATDGRKAAPGTIRGDLSLSNRENLVHGSDSPESAAREIALWFPEIG from the coding sequence ATGACTGCCGCCGCCGAGGTGCCCACCCAGCGCTCCTTCGTCCTGATCAAGCCCGACGCCGTGCGTCGCGGGCTGGTCGGGGCCGTCCTCAGCCGCTTCGAGAGCAAGGGGCTGACCGTCGTCGCCCTGCAGCTCCGCCAGGTCAGCGAGGAGCTGGCCGACGCGCACTACGCCGAGCACCTGGACCGCCCGTTCTACCCGCCGCTGCGCCGCTTCATCACCTCCGGCCCCTCGGTCGCCCTGGTGCTGGAGGGCGACGAGGCCATCGAGGTCGTGCGGAGCCTCAACGGCGCGACCGACGGCCGCAAGGCCGCCCCCGGCACCATCCGCGGCGACCTCTCCCTCTCCAACCGCGAGAACCTCGTGCACGGCTCGGACTCCCCGGAGTCGGCCGCCCGCGAGATCGCGCTCTGGTTCCCCGAGATCGGCTGA
- a CDS encoding DUF4233 domain-containing protein: protein MNLSAKNPMRVVLLAILAFEVILFGLAIPVMILISDVDPLTAGLCAGGAALLALVAAAMMRRPAGYPLGWLTQLVGLALGLLTTAMYVVGGLFLALWLITFILGRRLDEQGRTRPA, encoded by the coding sequence GTGAACCTCAGCGCGAAGAACCCCATGCGGGTCGTGCTGCTGGCGATCCTCGCCTTCGAGGTGATCCTGTTCGGCCTGGCGATCCCGGTGATGATCCTCATCTCCGACGTCGACCCGCTCACCGCCGGCCTGTGCGCCGGGGGAGCGGCCCTGCTGGCGCTGGTCGCCGCCGCGATGATGCGCCGGCCCGCCGGCTACCCGCTGGGCTGGCTCACCCAGCTCGTCGGTCTCGCGCTGGGGCTGCTCACGACGGCGATGTACGTCGTCGGCGGGCTGTTCCTGGCCCTGTGGCTGATCACCTTCATCCTGGGCCGGCGGCTCGACGAGCAGGGTCGCACCCGACCCGCCTGA